In the Corynebacterium gerontici genome, one interval contains:
- a CDS encoding CTP synthase: MPSARQQRACKFIFVTGGVVSSLGKGLTAASLGQLLIARGLSVTMQKLDPYLNVDPGTMNPFEHGEVFVTDDGAETDLDLGHYERFLDRNLSKNANVTTGKVYSSVIAKERRGEYLGKTVQVIPHITDEIKARVLEMAEPDAEGNRPDVVISEIGGTVGDIESQPFLEAVRQVRQAVGRENVFFIHCSLVPYLAPSGELKTKPTQHSVAELRAIGIMPDSVVLRCVREVPAPLKAKIAMMCDIEEEGVVSCPDAPSIYNIPKVLYEEHLDTFVIRKLGLPFRDVNWEVWGDLLERVHNPKQHVKVAIVGKYIDLPDAYLSVAEAVRAGAFGAQAKADIQWVASDDCETAEGAEAALAKVDAIVVPGGFGVRGIEGKIGAIRYAREQKVPLLGICLGLQCMVLEAARNAGIKDASSTEFDPNTNSPVIATMAEQHAAVSGEADLGGTMRLGAYPARLVPESVVAELYGSENVSERHRHRYEVNNEFIEQIHQGSGIEFTGFSPDGTLVEFVEYPREHHPFMVATQAHPEYKSRPTRPHPLFAGLINAALQRQS; this comes from the coding sequence ATGCCATCCGCTCGCCAACAGCGCGCTTGTAAATTCATCTTCGTCACCGGTGGCGTGGTCTCATCTCTGGGCAAAGGTCTTACGGCCGCGAGTCTCGGACAGCTCCTCATTGCGCGCGGACTGAGCGTGACCATGCAGAAGCTGGATCCCTATCTCAATGTGGATCCCGGCACCATGAACCCATTTGAGCACGGGGAGGTCTTCGTCACCGATGACGGCGCGGAAACCGACTTGGACTTAGGTCACTATGAGCGCTTCCTTGATCGAAACCTGAGCAAGAACGCGAACGTGACCACGGGCAAGGTGTACTCCTCGGTGATTGCCAAGGAACGCCGCGGCGAATACCTGGGCAAGACGGTGCAAGTGATTCCGCACATTACGGATGAGATCAAAGCTCGTGTTCTTGAGATGGCGGAACCTGATGCAGAAGGCAATCGGCCCGACGTGGTGATCTCCGAAATTGGTGGCACCGTGGGCGATATCGAATCGCAGCCTTTCTTGGAGGCCGTACGTCAAGTTCGCCAGGCGGTTGGCCGAGAAAACGTCTTTTTCATCCACTGCTCATTGGTGCCATACCTTGCTCCCTCTGGAGAGCTGAAGACGAAGCCAACCCAGCACTCCGTGGCTGAGCTTCGCGCGATCGGCATCATGCCTGACTCAGTGGTCCTGCGCTGTGTTCGCGAGGTGCCGGCTCCATTGAAGGCGAAGATTGCCATGATGTGCGACATTGAGGAAGAAGGCGTGGTGTCCTGCCCAGATGCGCCTTCGATTTATAACATTCCTAAGGTTTTGTACGAGGAGCACCTCGACACCTTCGTAATCCGTAAGCTCGGACTGCCGTTCCGCGACGTGAACTGGGAGGTGTGGGGCGATCTTCTTGAGCGCGTTCACAATCCAAAACAGCACGTGAAGGTGGCAATCGTTGGCAAGTACATTGACTTGCCCGATGCTTATCTCTCAGTTGCCGAGGCGGTCCGCGCAGGCGCTTTCGGAGCTCAGGCCAAGGCGGACATTCAGTGGGTAGCCTCCGATGACTGCGAGACGGCTGAAGGTGCAGAAGCTGCATTAGCCAAAGTGGATGCCATAGTCGTACCGGGCGGCTTTGGCGTTCGCGGAATTGAGGGCAAGATCGGAGCGATTCGCTACGCCCGAGAGCAGAAGGTTCCGCTGCTTGGCATTTGTCTTGGCCTACAGTGCATGGTGCTCGAGGCTGCCCGCAATGCTGGTATCAAAGATGCTTCCTCCACAGAGTTTGATCCCAACACAAACTCACCGGTAATTGCCACGATGGCGGAGCAGCATGCTGCGGTTTCTGGTGAGGCTGATTTGGGTGGCACGATGCGGTTGGGTGCTTATCCCGCACGTCTTGTTCCGGAATCGGTGGTTGCAGAGTTGTACGGAAGCGAGAACGTTTCCGAGCGCCACCGCCATCGTTATGAGGTGAATAACGAGTTCATTGAGCAGATTCACCAGGGCAGCGGGATCGAATTCACTGGTTTCTCGCCGGATGGCACCCTAGTGGAGTTTGTTGAATACCCACGTGAACACCACCCATTCATGGTTGCAACGCAGGCGCACCCGGAATATAAGTCTCGTCCTACACGCCCGCATCCGCTCTTCGCCGGTTTGATCAACGCCGCGTTGCAGCGCCAAAGCTAA
- a CDS encoding NUDIX domain-containing protein, with protein sequence MSQQHEFEVLESELLVDAPILALRRDYVRMPGGTAAHREIVEHFGAVAIVVINDADEVALIRQYRHSVGQRLWELPAGLLDVAQEDPLECAKRELFEEAGLHAREWALLSDIVTSPGFAEESIRIFIARGLTEQSRPEAEHEEAELELSWCPLDQAVSKALSGEIVNATAVAGILGVYAMRSGSSAPRLPDEPFTLRPEHLAFRRQREGITPDMKKV encoded by the coding sequence ATGTCACAGCAACATGAGTTTGAGGTTCTGGAAAGTGAACTTTTGGTGGACGCCCCAATTCTCGCGCTTCGCCGAGATTACGTGCGTATGCCGGGTGGCACCGCAGCGCACCGGGAGATCGTGGAACACTTTGGTGCGGTGGCAATTGTGGTGATTAACGATGCCGATGAGGTGGCACTGATCCGCCAGTACCGGCATTCGGTTGGGCAGCGCCTGTGGGAATTGCCGGCCGGTTTGCTCGATGTTGCGCAGGAAGACCCATTGGAATGCGCAAAGCGCGAGCTTTTCGAAGAAGCTGGCCTTCACGCGCGAGAGTGGGCGCTGCTCAGTGACATCGTGACAAGCCCTGGATTTGCCGAGGAATCGATCCGTATCTTTATCGCACGAGGCCTCACTGAGCAATCGCGCCCGGAGGCCGAGCATGAAGAAGCGGAGCTTGAGCTTTCCTGGTGCCCGCTGGATCAGGCGGTTAGCAAGGCGCTTTCCGGCGAGATCGTGAACGCCACGGCAGTTGCAGGAATTTTGGGTGTGTATGCCATGCGCAGTGGATCTTCGGCTCCTAGGCTCCCAGACGAACCGTTTACCCTCCGGCCTGAGCATCTTGCTTTTCGACGCCAGCGTGAAGGCATCACCCCGGATATGAAGAAGGTGTAG
- a CDS encoding site-specific tyrosine recombinase XerD, with the protein MQAQRLATRWLRYLAVEQGVSAHTLSNYRRDVQRYLRWLEAQGIEDLSEVHTPLLQRYVAFLRQGDTELGARPLAPSSVARALIVVRGLHKFAVEEGVLANNVAADVAPPRGGQHLPETLSIDQVQCLLESIPAGESATPVDLRDRALLELLYGTGMRISEALALNVDELRDCGDLLKVTGKGRKQRIVPLGSKAKAALQAYLVRGRPALATGTSHAAFLNTRGRALSRNSAWHVLKHAAERSGLDQGISPHTLRHSYASHLIEGGADVRVVQELLGHASVTTTQIYTHISAENLRSVWASSHPRA; encoded by the coding sequence ATGCAAGCCCAGCGACTCGCCACTCGATGGCTGCGTTATTTGGCTGTCGAGCAGGGGGTGAGCGCACACACCCTGAGCAATTATCGCCGCGATGTGCAGCGCTATCTCCGCTGGCTTGAGGCGCAAGGCATTGAAGATCTGTCAGAGGTACACACGCCCCTGTTGCAGAGATACGTTGCCTTTTTAAGGCAAGGGGACACAGAACTGGGGGCGCGCCCTTTGGCTCCCAGTTCTGTTGCGCGGGCTTTGATCGTTGTGCGAGGTTTGCATAAATTTGCGGTGGAAGAAGGCGTGCTGGCCAATAACGTGGCCGCGGATGTCGCGCCGCCGCGTGGCGGCCAGCATTTGCCCGAAACCTTGAGTATTGATCAGGTGCAATGCCTGTTGGAGTCGATACCTGCTGGAGAATCAGCTACACCGGTCGATCTGCGAGATCGCGCCCTTTTGGAGCTGCTGTACGGTACCGGCATGCGAATCTCTGAAGCGTTGGCACTTAACGTGGATGAACTGCGCGATTGCGGAGATCTTCTCAAGGTGACTGGCAAAGGCCGGAAACAAAGGATCGTTCCTCTAGGAAGCAAGGCGAAAGCTGCCTTGCAGGCATATTTGGTGAGAGGCCGGCCAGCCTTGGCCACGGGAACTTCTCATGCGGCATTTCTGAATACTCGCGGCCGAGCACTGAGCAGGAATAGCGCCTGGCATGTGCTGAAGCACGCCGCCGAACGGTCCGGTTTGGACCAGGGCATTTCTCCGCACACCCTGCGGCATAGTTATGCATCGCACCTCATCGAGGGTGGGGCTGATGTTCGCGTGGTGCAGGAATTGCTCGGGCATGCATCAGTAACCACCACACAGATTTATACGCATATCAGCGCGGAAAACCTTCGGAGCGTGTGGGCAAGCAGCCACCCACGAGCATGA
- a CDS encoding ParA family protein, whose product MSKDGLFQEPEGKVGLTGRPVRVFPEPKPLSSHGPAKVLSMCNQKGGVGKTTSTINLGACLAEAGRKVLLVDLDPQGALSAGLGVPHDELDVTVYNLMVDHHTSIHQAIHKTNVAGLDLVPANIDLSAAEIQLVNEVGREQTLARALRPVMRDYDYIILDCQPSLGLLTVNALSCSQGVIIPMECEYFSLRGLALLTDTVEKVRDRLNFDLEIIGILVTMFDRRTTHAREVMSRVVEVFEDRVFDTVITRTVRFPETSVAGEPIITWAPNSQGAQQYRQLAREVIERTGG is encoded by the coding sequence ATGAGCAAGGATGGCCTGTTTCAAGAGCCGGAGGGCAAAGTCGGGCTCACCGGGCGTCCTGTGCGGGTGTTTCCTGAGCCCAAGCCGCTGAGTAGTCACGGTCCCGCCAAGGTGCTTTCAATGTGCAACCAGAAAGGTGGAGTGGGGAAGACCACTTCAACCATCAACTTGGGTGCTTGCCTGGCGGAGGCCGGGCGCAAGGTGCTTTTGGTTGACCTCGACCCGCAAGGCGCTCTATCTGCAGGGCTCGGCGTGCCGCATGATGAACTAGACGTCACCGTGTACAACCTCATGGTGGACCACCACACCTCGATTCACCAGGCAATCCACAAGACGAACGTGGCCGGATTGGATCTGGTTCCTGCGAATATCGATCTTTCAGCGGCGGAAATTCAACTTGTGAATGAAGTAGGCCGAGAACAAACGCTCGCCAGGGCGCTACGGCCGGTGATGCGTGATTACGACTACATCATCCTGGACTGTCAGCCCTCGCTTGGTTTGCTCACCGTCAATGCGCTGAGCTGTTCGCAGGGTGTCATTATCCCAATGGAGTGCGAATATTTCTCACTCCGCGGATTGGCCTTGCTGACCGATACCGTTGAGAAAGTGCGCGATCGCCTCAATTTTGACCTGGAAATCATCGGGATCTTGGTCACCATGTTTGATCGTCGCACGACCCATGCCCGCGAGGTGATGTCGAGGGTGGTGGAAGTGTTCGAGGATCGAGTGTTTGACACCGTAATTACCCGCACCGTGCGATTCCCGGAAACTTCCGTCGCAGGGGAACCCATCATCACGTGGGCTCCGAACTCTCAGGGCGCGCAGCAATATCGCCAGCTTGCCCGCGAGGTTATTGAACGCACTGGCGGCTAG
- a CDS encoding segregation and condensation protein A, translated as MEQPEITGFRIVLHNFEGPFDLLLQLISAKKLDVTDVALAKVTDEFVAYVRELGAMAELDEVTEFLVVAATLLDLKTARLLPRGEVDSLEDLALLESRDLLFARLLQYKAYREVAELFARWQQATRRQYPRAVGLEAQFATSLPPVELGHTPESFASLAASVFRPKPPEEVGTSHIHQVQVSVPEQAGVVLNTLRLLGVGKWLSFDELSRGCTVSMQIVGRFLALLELYKAQAIEVSQEEPLEQLNIAWTGLDVDPAVVAAANWE; from the coding sequence ATGGAGCAACCGGAAATCACTGGTTTCCGAATTGTTCTGCACAACTTTGAGGGCCCCTTTGATCTGCTGCTGCAGCTCATCAGCGCCAAAAAGCTCGACGTCACTGACGTTGCGCTCGCAAAAGTTACCGATGAATTCGTGGCATATGTCCGCGAGCTCGGTGCGATGGCGGAGCTTGATGAGGTCACAGAGTTTCTTGTTGTGGCGGCAACGTTGTTGGATCTCAAGACCGCCCGGCTCTTGCCGCGGGGAGAAGTGGACAGCCTCGAGGATCTCGCGCTGCTTGAATCGCGCGATCTCCTTTTTGCCAGATTGTTGCAGTACAAAGCGTATCGGGAAGTGGCCGAACTCTTCGCGCGCTGGCAGCAAGCGACGCGGCGCCAGTACCCGCGTGCCGTGGGGCTTGAAGCGCAGTTCGCAACCTCTTTGCCACCTGTTGAGTTGGGGCACACACCGGAGAGCTTCGCTAGCCTTGCCGCGAGTGTGTTCCGCCCGAAGCCGCCCGAGGAAGTAGGGACGAGCCACATCCACCAAGTGCAAGTCAGCGTGCCGGAGCAGGCGGGGGTGGTGCTGAATACATTGAGGCTGCTCGGGGTAGGCAAGTGGTTGAGTTTTGACGAGCTTAGCCGTGGCTGCACTGTTTCCATGCAAATCGTTGGCCGCTTTCTTGCACTGTTAGAACTCTACAAAGCGCAGGCAATTGAAGTGTCTCAAGAGGAACCACTTGAACAGCTCAATATTGCTTGGACCGGTTTGGATGTAGATCCGGCAGTGGTCGCTGCGGCGAACTGGGAGTAG
- the bioD gene encoding ATP-dependent dethiobiotin synthetase BioD → MNIIVVSGLSTGVGKTTAAAAIVSVLKARGRDVVPVKIARLQGIQAAADTGDIGTIERLSGIRGLDLSGTAHPLAKVRELAEEGKTVVVEGSGGLSIPLLRHQTIADVAAELEAPLVVVSGMAEGAVSLAVQAVRFARLCGAEVAGVIGGKLPVDADLATRLKLMEVSNKTGAPFFGSLPDGIGDSAPEEFWRYIKTVTLPSHW, encoded by the coding sequence ATGAACATCATTGTGGTCTCAGGGCTGTCCACCGGCGTTGGTAAAACCACCGCGGCTGCCGCCATAGTTTCGGTGCTGAAAGCCCGCGGGCGTGATGTCGTCCCGGTGAAAATCGCCCGACTGCAGGGGATTCAAGCGGCTGCCGACACAGGTGACATTGGAACCATTGAACGGCTCAGCGGAATCCGCGGACTCGATCTTTCGGGTACGGCGCACCCGTTGGCTAAGGTTCGTGAACTCGCCGAAGAAGGGAAGACGGTGGTGGTGGAGGGGTCTGGCGGTTTGAGTATTCCCTTGTTGAGGCATCAAACGATCGCGGACGTTGCTGCTGAGCTCGAAGCGCCTTTGGTGGTGGTCTCAGGTATGGCGGAGGGAGCGGTTTCTCTAGCGGTGCAAGCGGTGCGCTTCGCGCGCTTGTGCGGAGCAGAAGTGGCTGGTGTGATTGGTGGCAAACTTCCAGTCGATGCAGACCTCGCCACAAGGTTGAAGCTGATGGAGGTGTCAAATAAAACTGGAGCCCCATTTTTTGGCAGCTTGCCCGATGGCATCGGCGACTCGGCGCCCGAAGAATTTTGGCGTTATATCAAGACGGTGACGCTGCCGAGTCACTGGTAG
- a CDS encoding adenosylmethionine--8-amino-7-oxononanoate transaminase, with protein MSEIAAFDAAHVWHPYGPMPSAVPPIVIERAQGIWLCTEDGKSLIDGMSSWWAAAHGHSHPSLQAAAHHQVDTMSHVMFGGLTHRPAVELARKLIAITDAPLEKVFFSDSGSVAVEVGLKMAYQYQRGKGHPERKRMLTWRRGYHGDTFATMSLCDPEGGMHEMWSSRVMSNVFAPHPPQRGASAEAIAQYANTIEELIDPTIAGIAIEPIVQGAGGMRFHDPELLVALREICDRHELVLLADEIATGFGRTGAMFATQAAGVTPDILCVGKALTGGFMSLAATITTDAVAKAISSPEGGGALLHGPTFMGNPLACAVAGAAVDLAGDPSLPQRVAAIEEQLKLGLEKLADRASVADVRVLGAIGVVEMHETIDMGLATKVLTEHGVWLRPFGKLLYTMPPFICEAEHINAICSAMTAVVDALEEVEAKR; from the coding sequence ATGAGTGAAATCGCTGCATTCGATGCAGCCCATGTGTGGCATCCTTATGGGCCGATGCCGTCGGCCGTTCCTCCCATCGTCATAGAGCGAGCACAGGGCATTTGGCTTTGTACCGAAGACGGAAAATCGCTGATCGACGGCATGAGTTCCTGGTGGGCTGCAGCACATGGACACTCACACCCCTCACTACAGGCCGCAGCCCATCATCAGGTTGACACGATGAGTCATGTGATGTTCGGTGGCCTCACGCACCGACCTGCGGTTGAGCTGGCAAGGAAACTGATCGCCATCACCGACGCCCCCTTGGAAAAGGTGTTCTTCAGCGACTCAGGATCGGTGGCCGTGGAAGTGGGGCTGAAGATGGCGTATCAGTACCAGCGTGGTAAGGGGCACCCCGAACGCAAGCGAATGCTCACATGGCGCCGCGGCTATCACGGTGACACCTTTGCAACGATGAGTCTGTGCGACCCAGAAGGTGGGATGCACGAAATGTGGTCTTCGCGGGTGATGAGTAACGTCTTTGCGCCGCACCCACCACAACGTGGTGCAAGCGCTGAGGCGATTGCTCAATACGCAAACACCATCGAGGAGCTCATCGATCCGACCATTGCAGGCATCGCGATTGAACCCATTGTTCAAGGTGCGGGAGGCATGCGGTTTCATGATCCTGAGCTGCTCGTGGCGCTCAGGGAAATCTGCGATCGCCACGAATTGGTTCTACTCGCTGACGAAATCGCCACCGGATTTGGGCGAACGGGTGCGATGTTTGCAACTCAAGCGGCCGGCGTCACGCCCGACATCCTCTGCGTGGGCAAGGCGCTCACCGGAGGCTTTATGTCGCTCGCCGCTACAATCACCACGGATGCCGTCGCCAAGGCAATTAGCAGCCCAGAAGGCGGGGGCGCCCTGTTGCACGGGCCTACGTTTATGGGCAATCCTCTGGCTTGTGCAGTGGCCGGTGCAGCTGTTGACTTAGCCGGTGATCCCTCACTACCGCAACGAGTAGCGGCGATTGAAGAGCAATTGAAGCTCGGCCTTGAGAAGCTCGCCGATCGTGCGTCGGTGGCCGATGTTCGAGTCTTGGGCGCTATCGGGGTGGTGGAGATGCATGAGACCATCGACATGGGTCTTGCAACCAAAGTGCTCACTGAGCATGGAGTATGGCTTCGACCATTTGGAAAATTGCTGTACACGATGCCTCCATTTATCTGCGAAGCAGAACACATCAATGCGATCTGCTCGGCGATGACCGCTGTGGTGGACGCACTCGAAGAAGTAGAGGCAAAACGATGA
- the bioD gene encoding dethiobiotin synthase has translation MSIICVTGTNTDVGKTIATAALARHFQNEGFNVIPVKPVQTGEPEGHGDAQTIYQLTGIEGHTFACYPEPLAPNLSARRAGIEALSVEELSQKISALDAPDTVVLVEGAGGLLVRLNESESFADLVQALDSPLIVVASMGLGSLNLAELTVEACRRRAIHVAGMIGGSLPENPDLATRLNIEEMPRLCACPLWAGLPEGAGALEPAAFANMVDTLQLPPAAEILGRRSSE, from the coding sequence ATGAGCATTATTTGTGTCACCGGCACCAACACCGACGTCGGTAAAACCATTGCTACCGCCGCGTTGGCGCGACACTTCCAAAATGAAGGATTCAATGTCATCCCTGTGAAACCCGTTCAAACCGGTGAACCGGAAGGCCACGGTGATGCACAGACTATCTATCAGCTCACTGGGATTGAGGGGCACACCTTTGCCTGTTACCCGGAACCGTTGGCGCCGAACCTTTCTGCGCGGCGAGCAGGCATCGAGGCCCTAAGCGTGGAAGAACTCTCCCAAAAGATCAGCGCGCTCGATGCTCCCGATACGGTGGTGTTAGTTGAAGGTGCCGGTGGCTTGCTCGTGCGCCTCAACGAGTCAGAGAGTTTCGCGGACCTGGTGCAAGCGCTCGACTCACCGTTGATCGTGGTAGCGAGCATGGGGCTCGGCTCCTTAAACCTCGCGGAGCTCACAGTGGAAGCTTGTCGACGCCGCGCCATCCACGTAGCGGGCATGATCGGCGGCTCACTGCCAGAGAATCCTGATCTGGCAACGCGACTCAATATTGAAGAGATGCCCAGGCTGTGCGCTTGTCCCTTGTGGGCGGGGTTGCCGGAAGGAGCCGGCGCTTTAGAACCCGCGGCTTTCGCGAACATGGTGGACACGCTGCAGCTTCCACCGGCGGCGGAGATCCTCGGGAGACGATCCTCGGAGTGA
- a CDS encoding cation:proton antiporter has product MEVLIGLVALLFATVVVVAVGDRTGLPWPPLMAILAGVAMLFPRIPESQVPPQLMLPIFIPPLLWALARRTSWASIRRNWRVVVQLSVILVVITAFAVGFSAYLLVPSLTLAGAVVLGAAISPPDPVAVDAVAEPAGVPRRLTATLQTEGLFNDAASIVVFNLGLSVLLRGEEISWWEAIATFLYAAGSAVLIGLLLGRGAAWFNNRLASAVAGNAFTWVIPFATFIVAEEIHSSGVIAIVVAAIEFNSRNGAGAEDRLSGSAFWEVVELLFTGVAFGLIGLSVRTAIEEVGAQLWHAVWLGLVLSVVAVAVRAFYLYLIYLHNRKKGRRIGAPLRLQEVLLLTWGGMRGLVTLALVLSIPPTAGFGLYSQLPVIALVVLVVTMVIPGLLLPWLMRVLDLEHGPDAFGDQARARLEARARFAAGEVLERYIHDIPADQLEALRRRFEEDIHVDIDDDHHAADRQRILAEKAARMNRIRLEALYASQAELLRARRERDVDPAILDDVLYDVDSQILATEKRLSK; this is encoded by the coding sequence ATGGAAGTGCTGATCGGGCTCGTCGCGCTGTTGTTCGCGACAGTGGTTGTGGTGGCGGTCGGGGATCGTACAGGTTTGCCGTGGCCACCGCTCATGGCCATCTTGGCCGGTGTCGCGATGCTTTTTCCCCGCATCCCCGAAAGTCAAGTGCCTCCGCAACTCATGCTGCCGATCTTTATCCCGCCATTGCTTTGGGCCTTGGCGCGGAGAACAAGTTGGGCTTCGATCCGAAGGAATTGGCGCGTTGTTGTCCAGCTTTCGGTCATTCTGGTGGTGATTACGGCTTTCGCCGTCGGGTTTAGCGCCTACCTGCTTGTTCCTTCTCTCACCTTGGCAGGTGCCGTTGTGCTCGGTGCCGCCATTTCGCCTCCAGACCCCGTAGCGGTAGACGCGGTGGCTGAGCCCGCAGGTGTGCCACGAAGGCTCACCGCAACCCTGCAAACTGAAGGTCTTTTCAATGACGCTGCATCCATCGTGGTGTTCAATCTTGGCTTGAGCGTCCTGCTGCGTGGAGAAGAGATCTCTTGGTGGGAGGCTATAGCTACATTCCTTTATGCCGCAGGCTCGGCAGTATTGATCGGCTTGCTCCTGGGGCGCGGTGCCGCTTGGTTCAACAACCGCCTAGCGTCTGCTGTGGCCGGGAACGCGTTTACTTGGGTGATTCCTTTCGCAACGTTCATCGTGGCTGAGGAGATTCACTCCAGCGGTGTCATTGCGATCGTCGTAGCGGCTATCGAGTTCAACTCCCGCAATGGCGCTGGTGCAGAAGACAGGCTCTCGGGCAGTGCTTTTTGGGAGGTCGTGGAGCTTCTTTTCACCGGCGTTGCCTTTGGCCTCATCGGACTGTCGGTGCGCACCGCCATCGAAGAAGTGGGTGCGCAACTCTGGCACGCTGTCTGGCTCGGCTTGGTGCTGTCCGTGGTAGCGGTAGCGGTGCGTGCTTTTTACCTTTACTTGATTTATCTCCATAACCGGAAAAAGGGGAGGAGAATTGGTGCGCCGCTTCGATTACAAGAAGTGCTGCTGCTGACGTGGGGTGGTATGCGCGGGCTCGTTACACTCGCGCTTGTGCTCTCGATTCCGCCAACTGCCGGATTCGGGCTCTATTCACAACTTCCCGTCATCGCCCTCGTCGTTCTGGTGGTCACGATGGTCATTCCGGGTCTGCTCTTGCCTTGGTTGATGCGAGTGCTTGACCTCGAGCACGGGCCTGATGCTTTTGGTGATCAGGCGCGTGCGCGCCTGGAAGCTCGTGCACGATTTGCCGCCGGTGAAGTGCTCGAGCGCTACATTCACGACATCCCTGCGGATCAGCTCGAAGCACTGCGGAGGCGTTTCGAGGAAGACATTCACGTTGACATCGACGATGATCACCACGCTGCTGATCGCCAAAGGATTCTTGCGGAAAAGGCTGCGCGGATGAATCGAATTCGCCTGGAAGCCCTTTATGCGTCTCAGGCAGAGTTACTTCGTGCCCGTCGGGAGCGAGACGTCGATCCGGCCATCTTGGACGATGTTCTCTACGACGTGGATAGTCAGATCCTCGCCACCGAAAAACGTCTATCGAAGTAG
- the scpB gene encoding SMC-Scp complex subunit ScpB: protein MQEFLPMVSQLRCQIESILLVADEPVDESVLAKVLQVPGTEVQDTLDAMQREFIERGSGISLRNIDGGWRFYTAQQNAEVVEQFLHDGAQSKLSRAALETLAVIAYRQPATRAQVAAVRGVNVDGVVRTLVLRGLISEVEPEPGSTAHRYVTTQLFLELMGIDSLEALPDLAPLLPDVDSIEEEF from the coding sequence ATGCAAGAATTTCTCCCGATGGTCTCGCAGTTACGCTGCCAGATTGAATCCATCTTGTTGGTGGCTGATGAGCCGGTTGATGAATCAGTTCTAGCAAAGGTGCTGCAAGTACCAGGAACTGAAGTGCAGGACACACTCGATGCGATGCAGCGCGAGTTCATTGAGCGTGGTTCGGGAATCAGCCTTCGCAACATCGACGGTGGGTGGCGCTTCTACACTGCGCAGCAGAATGCGGAAGTGGTTGAACAGTTCCTTCATGACGGAGCACAGTCAAAGCTTTCGCGCGCCGCGTTGGAGACCCTTGCGGTGATCGCCTACCGGCAGCCAGCCACCAGAGCGCAGGTTGCTGCCGTGCGTGGAGTGAATGTTGACGGTGTGGTCAGAACGTTGGTGTTGCGCGGATTGATTAGCGAAGTGGAGCCAGAACCAGGGAGTACGGCACACCGATACGTGACGACACAATTATTTTTGGAGCTCATGGGCATTGATTCATTGGAGGCATTGCCGGATCTCGCACCACTGCTTCCCGATGTGGATAGTATCGAGGAAGAGTTCTAA
- a CDS encoding pseudouridine synthase yields MKPTARRDGTPDKGNRKPSAEQEPSTQPKLRASEIIVSNAKPARHQHKEPDLDQAKAGEPIRLQKVLAQAGVASRRHSEVLIDAGRVEVNGRVVRKQGVRVDPNTDVIRVDGVRVNVNEDMQYFVLNKPRGMQSTMNDDMGRSCVGDIVGEKIAAGQRLFHVGRLDADTEGLLLLTNDGELANRLTHPKYEVRKTYLATVLGEADRKLITTLREGIELDDGPAKADFVQIIDVHEGRSLVRVELHEGRKHIVRRMLKEAGYPVERLVRTKLHTVQLGEMKPGNMRALNSAELTSLYKAVGM; encoded by the coding sequence GTGAAACCAACCGCTCGCCGAGATGGCACACCGGACAAGGGCAATCGCAAGCCCTCCGCTGAGCAAGAACCAAGTACACAGCCGAAACTGCGCGCTTCTGAGATCATCGTCTCCAACGCTAAGCCCGCTCGTCACCAGCACAAGGAACCAGATCTCGATCAAGCGAAGGCCGGGGAGCCTATTCGTCTGCAAAAGGTGCTCGCACAAGCAGGCGTTGCGTCCCGCCGCCATTCTGAGGTCCTGATTGACGCAGGCCGCGTAGAGGTCAATGGCCGAGTCGTGCGCAAGCAGGGCGTGCGCGTCGACCCGAACACCGACGTCATCCGCGTTGATGGTGTACGGGTGAACGTCAACGAAGACATGCAGTATTTCGTGCTGAATAAGCCACGAGGAATGCAGTCCACGATGAACGATGACATGGGGCGTTCCTGCGTGGGCGACATCGTGGGGGAGAAGATCGCTGCGGGGCAGCGGCTCTTCCACGTCGGGCGCCTCGACGCCGACACCGAGGGGTTATTGCTGCTTACCAACGATGGTGAGTTGGCTAATCGTCTCACGCACCCTAAGTACGAGGTACGCAAGACTTATCTCGCCACCGTGCTGGGGGAAGCTGATCGCAAGTTGATCACCACACTGCGTGAGGGCATAGAGCTTGACGATGGTCCCGCGAAAGCAGATTTCGTGCAAATCATCGACGTCCACGAAGGACGCTCCTTGGTGCGTGTCGAGTTGCACGAGGGGCGCAAACACATCGTTCGCCGCATGCTCAAGGAAGCAGGCTATCCCGTGGAACGCCTCGTACGCACCAAACTTCACACAGTGCAGCTCGGCGAAATGAAGCCAGGCAACATGCGAGCCTTAAATTCCGCTGAGCTCACCAGCCTGTACAAGGCGGTGGGGATGTAA